One Glycine max cultivar Williams 82 chromosome 4, Glycine_max_v4.0, whole genome shotgun sequence DNA segment encodes these proteins:
- the LOC100782785 gene encoding protein TRANSPARENT TESTA GLABRA 1, whose translation MENSTQESHLRSENSVSYESPYPIYGMSFSPSHPHRLALGSFIEEYTNRVDILSFHPDTLSLTPNPSLSFDHPYPPTKLMFHPRKPPSSSSDLLATSGDYLRLWEVRDNSVEAVSLFNNSKTSEFCAPLTSFDWNDIDPNRIATSSIDTTCTIWDIERTLVETQLIAHDKEVYDIAWGEARVFASVSADGSVRIFDLRDKEHSTIIYESPHPDTPLLRLAWNKQDLRYMATILMDSNKVVILDIRSPTTPVAELERHRGSVNAIAWAPHSSTHICSAGDDTQALIWDLPTLASPTGIDPVCMYSAGCEINQLQWSAVQPEWIAIAFANKMQLLKV comes from the coding sequence ATGGAGAATTCGACCCAAGAATCCCACCTCCGATCCGAAAACTCCGTGAGCTACGAATCCCCCTACCCAATCTACGGCATGTCGTTCTCCCCTTCCCACCCCCACCGCCTGGCCCTCGGCAGCTTCATTGAAGAATACACCAACCGCGTTGACATCCTCTCCTTCCACCCCGACACCCTCTCCCTCACCCCCAACCCTTCTCTCTCCTTTGACCACCCTTACCCTCCCACCAAACTCATGTTCCACCCCCGCAAAcccccctcctcctcctccgaCCTCCTCGCCACCTCCGGCGACTACCTCCGCCTCTGGGAGGTCCGCGACAACTCCGTGGAGGCCGTCTCCCTTTTCAACAACAGCAAGACCAGCGAGTTCTGCGCCCCCTTAACCTCCTTCGACTGGAACGATATCGACCCCAACCGCATCGCCACCTCCAGCATCGACACCACCTGCACCATCTGGGACATCGAACGCACCCTCGTCGAAACCCAACTCATCGCGCACGACAAAGAGGTCTACGACATCGCATGGGGAGAGGCCAGAGTCTTCGCCTCCGTCTCCGCCGACGGCTCCGTTAGAATCTTCGACCTACGCGACAAGGAGCACTCCACCATCATCTACGAGAGCCCCCACCCTGACACCCCTCTGCTCCGTTTGGCTTGGAACAAACAGGACCTGAGGTACATGGCTACTATTTTAATGGACAGTAATAAAGTTGTGATTTTGGATATTAGGTCTCCCACTACCCCTGTTGCGGAGTTAGAGAGGCACCGTGGGAGTGTGAACGCTATTGCTTGGGCTCCTCATAGTTCCACGCATATTTGTTCTGCTGGGGATGATACTCAGGCTCTTATTTGGGATTTGCCCACTCTGGCTTCTCCCACTGGGATTGATCCCGTGTGTATGTATTCTGCTGGCTGTGAAATTAACCAGCTGCAGTGGTCTGCCGTGCAGCCCGAATGGATTGCCATTGCTTTTGCCAACAAGATGCAGCTTTTGAAGGTTTGA
- the LOC100783319 gene encoding uncharacterized protein, whose protein sequence is MFPPPPQTTLPSLPDLLLTALSVCFLVSSSKPHIGGSTRCPFPRRFLKIPAMSLTNTTTSKSSKNNNLNNTLLPPRRHSFASPQSLSEWLKPRLPSESFASWGVKPGTKNVHNLWLELSQGETSLADSTPPVRTVHVVLVRVTGKHGKILVESHQELSDGNVRKRGRPLSEKMKPNEDPESAAVRGIMEELGSAIGGGFRAANFEIDDIVTIDPNSYEMRVEERDSGSYPGLPGCYVLHTLSATVEGLPEGDFSTYEVDEYGGVFQDKIVADEAVSVKKHHWTWVSADSMHT, encoded by the coding sequence ATGTTCCCGCCGCCGCCGCAGACGACCCTCCCCTCCCTGCCGGATCTACTCCTCACGGCCCTCTCCGTCTGCTTCCTAGTCTCGTCCTCGAAGCCCCACATCGGCGGCTCCACCCGCTGCCCCTTCCCGCGTCGCTTCCTCAAAATCCCCGCCATGTCCCTCACAAACACAACAACGTCGAAATCCTCGAAAAACAACAATCTCAACAACACCCTCCTCCCTCCGCGCCGCCACAGCTTCGCGTCCCCGCAGTCGCTCTCGGAGTGGCTGAAGCCGCGGCTCCCTTCCGAGTCGTTCGCCTCGTGGGGCGTGAAGCCGGGCACCAAGAACGTGCACAACCTCTGGCTCGAGCTCTCCCAGGGGGAAACCTCCCTCGCTGACTCCACCCCTCCGGTACGAACCGTCCACGTCGTCCTCGTTCGCGTCACCGGAAAACACGGCAAGATCCTTGTAGAATCGCACCAGGAGTTGTCGGACGGCAACGTCAGGAAGCGCGGGAGGCCCCTGTCGGAGAAGATGAAGCCCAACGAGGACCCCGAATCCGCCGCCGTCAGAGGGATTATGGAGGAGCTCGGGTCCGCTATTGGCGGCGGATTCAGAGCTGCGAATTTTGAAATCGATGACATTGTTACCATTGATCCCAATTCGTATGAGATGAGGGTTGAGGAGCGGGATTCGGGTTCGTACCCGGGTTTGCCCGGTTGCTACGTTTTGCACACGCTCAGTGCCACCGTGGAGGGTTTGCCCGAGGGGGATTTTTCCACCTACGAGGTCGATGAGTATGGAGGGGTTTTTCAAGACAAAATTGTTGCGGATGAAGCTGTTTCTGTTAAGAAGCATCATTGGACTTGGGTTAGTGCTGATTCCATGCACACTTGA
- the LOC100783857 gene encoding NDR1/HIN1-like protein 26 produces the protein MSKITITSPKHCAGKEGLRIKKNYKKIYFTFSAFFTTILLLILLIWLILHPAKPQFSLKEVDIYQLNLSGPNLNSSIQLTLLSKNPNQKVGIYYDEIQFYATYKGQQITGDTPVPPFYQGQEESNLITASLVGNALPVAPSLGYELGRDQIVGRLVLNLKANGKLRWKVGTWVSGRYRFNVNCVAINAFGPSIPAGPLTSKQGAQCSTTL, from the coding sequence ATGTCTAAAATCACAATAACCTCTCCAAAACACTGTGCTGGCAAAGAAGGACTTAGAATCAAGAAGAACTACAAGAAGATCTACTTCACTTTCTCAGCATTTTTCACCACAATCCTACTACTAATACTTCTTATATGGCTCATCCTCCACCCTGCAAAGCCTCAATTCTCCCTCAAAGAAGTTGACATCTACCAACTAAACCTCTCAGGCCCAAACCTCAACTCCTCCATCCAACTCACCCTCCTCTCCAAAAACCCAAACCAGAAAGTTGGCATTTACTACGACGAGATTCAATTCTATGCAACCTACAAGGGCCAACAAATTACCGGTGATACCCCTGTGCCACCCTTCTATCAAGGCCAAGAAGAGAGTAATCTCATAACAGCATCTTTGGTCGGAAATGCTTTACCCGTGGCTCCATCTCTTGGTTATGAACTTGGTCGTGATCAAATTGTTGGAAGACTAGTTTTGAATCTCAAAGCCAATGGAAAGCTTCGTTGGAAAGTGGGAACGTGGGTCTCTGGACGTTACAGATTCAATGTTAATTGTGTTGCCATCAATGCCTTTGGACCCTCTATTCCTGCAGGTCCTCTCACTTCAAAGCAAGGGGCTCAGTGTTCTACCACACTTTAA
- the LOC100784383 gene encoding two-component response regulator-like APRR5 isoform X1 has protein sequence MGEVVIMSGEKKSVRVEGVEKEDSGGSGSKAGEFKGLMRWEKFLPKMVLRVLLVEADDSTRQIIAALLRKCSYKVVAVPDGLKAWELLKGRPHNVDLILTEVDLPSISGYALLTLIMEHEICKNIPVIMMSSQDSISTVYKCMLRGAADYLVKPIRKNELRNLWQHVWRRQSSTTGINGLQDESVAQQKVEATAENNAASNRSSGDAACIQRNIELIEKGSDAQSSCTKPDCEAESDPVGNMQEFSLLKCGEAYPSGTETQQVETSFRLGQTLMMHDCHAGGLNVSIRKNGEASTTNDKDTDTEHFGNASISGEAHDNPYVQINSSKEAMDLIGAFHTHPNCSLKNSTVNCTGNFDHSPQLDLSLRRSCPGSFENKLTEERHTLMHSNASAFKRYTTRQLQISMPAVLINFSDQQREQITNCEKNISHIATGSNSDSSTPMQRCIVSPTTVQSKESELATSHPPQGHSLPIPVKGVRFNDLCTAYGSVLPSVFHTQSGPPAMPSPNSVVLLEPNFQVNAFYQSNMKESSSEQLYESRGPNGNTTQNHIVYTQEHKSEHAEDRGHISPTTDQSVSSSFCNGNASHLNSIGYGSNCGSSSNVDQVNTVWAASEGKHEDLTNNANSHRSIQREAALNKFRLKRKERCYEKKVRYESRKKLAEQRPRVKGQFVRQVHPDPLVAEKDGKEYDHSDF, from the exons ATGGGAGAGGTGGTCATCATGAGTGGAGAGAAGAAGTCAGTTAGAGTGGAGGGGGTGGAGAAGGAAGATAGTGGTGGAAGTGGGAGCAAGGCTGGTGAATTTAAGGGGTTGATGAGGTGGGAGAAGTTCTTGCCCAAGATGGTTTTGAGGGTGCTGTTGGTTGAAGCAGATGATTCCACAAGACAAATTATTGCCGCGCTTCTCAGAAAATGCAGCTACAAAG TGGTTGCTGTTCCTGATGGCTTGAAGGCATGGGAATTACTCAAGGGAAGACCGCACAATGTTGATCTAATTCTGACAGAAGTGGATTTGCCATCCATATCTGGCTATGCACTTCTCACATTAATTATGGAGCACGAGATTTGCAAAAACATCCCTGTTATAA TGATGTCTTCCCAAGATTCAATTAGCACAGTATACAAATGCATGTTGAGAGGTGCTGCTGATTATCTTGTTAAGCCTATTAGAAAAAATGAACTGAGGAACTTGTGGCAACATGTTTGGAGAAGACAATCA TCAACCACTGGTATTAATGGCCTCCAAGATGAGAGTGTTGCACAACAGAAGGTTGAAGCCACTGCAGAAAATAATGCTGCTAGTAATCGTTCAAGTGGTGATGCTGCTTGCATTCAGAGAAATATAGAACTAATTGAGAAGGGAAGTGATGCACAG AGCTCTTGTACCAAGCCTGACTGTGAAGCTGAGAGTGACCCTGTCGGTAACATGCAGGAATTTTCTCTGCTGAAATGTGGGGAAGCATATCCAAGTGGAACAGAGACACAACAGGTTGAAACAAGCTTTCGCTTAGGCCAGACATTAATGATGCATGACTGTCATGCTGGAG gattaaATGTGAGTATCCGCAAAAATGGTGAGGCAAGCACGACTAATGACAAGGATACTGATACAGAGCATTTTGGGAATGCTAGCATCAGTGGTGAGGCTCATGACAATCCCTATGTTCAAATTAACTCTTCCAAGGAAGCTATGGACTTGATTGGAGCATTTCATACTCATCCAAACTGTTCCCTGAAAAATTCCACAGTTAATTGCACAGGCAACTTTGACCATTCTCCTCAATTGGATCTTTCTTTGAGAAGATCTTGTCCCGGAAGCTTTGAGAATAAACTCACTGAAGAAAGGCACACCCTGATGCATTCTAATGCTTCAGCTTTCAAGCG GTATACTACCAGGCAATTGCAAATATCAATGCCTGCAGTGTTAATTAACTTCTCTGATCAACAAAGAGAACAGATAACAAATTGTGAGAAAAACATCTCACACATCGCTACTGGCAGCAACTCAGATAGTTCAACACCTATGCAAAGATGTATTGTGTCTCCAACTACAGTCCAATCAAAAGAATCTGAACTTGCAACCTCACACCCCCCGCAAGGACATTCTCTCCCAATTCCAGTAAAGGGTGTAAGGTTCAATGATCTATGCACAGCCTATGGTTCTGTACTTCCTTCAGTGTTTCATACACAGTCAGGTCCACCAGCAATGCCAAGTCCAAATTCAGTTGTGCTCCTTGAACCAAACTTTCAAGTAAATGCATTTTATCAGTCAAATATGAAAGAGAGTAGTTCAGAGCAGCTTTATGAATCTCGTGGTCCAAATGGAAACACCACCCAAAACCACATTGTGTACACACAGGAGCACAAATCAGAACATGCAGAAGATCGAGGACATATCTCTCCTACAACTGATCAAAGTGTGTCAAGTAGTTTCTGCAATGGAAATGCAAGCCATCTTAACAGCATTGGTTATGGAAGCAACTGTGGAAGTAGCAGCAATGTTGATCAAGTTAACACTGTTTGGGCAGCTTCAGAGGGAAAGCATGAAGACCTCACAAATAATGCAAACTCTCATCGATCTATCCAAAGAGAAGCAGCTCTAAACAAATTTCGCTTGAAAAGGAAAGAGAGATGCTATGAGAAGAAG GTTCGATACGAGAGCAGAAAAAAACTAGCAGAGCAGCGTCCCAGAGTTAAAGGACAATTTGTTCGTCAAGTGCATCCTGATCCTCTTGTTGCAGAAAAAGATGGCAAAGAATATGATCATTCAGATTTCTGA
- the LOC100784383 gene encoding two-component response regulator-like APRR9 isoform X2 gives MGEVVIMSGEKKSVRVEGVEKEDSGGSGSKAGEFKGLMRWEKFLPKMVLRVLLVEADDSTRQIIAALLRKCSYKVVAVPDGLKAWELLKGRPHNVDLILTEVDLPSISGYALLTLIMEHEICKNIPVIMMSSQDSISTVYKCMLRGAADYLVKPIRKNELRNLWQHVWRRQSSTTGINGLQDESVAQQKVEATAENNAASNRSSGDAACIQRNIELIEKGSDAQSSCTKPDCEAESDPVGNMQEFSLLKCGEAYPSGTETQQVETSFRLGQTLMMHDCHAGGLNVSIRKNGEASTTNDKDTDTEHFGNASISVNCTGNFDHSPQLDLSLRRSCPGSFENKLTEERHTLMHSNASAFKRYTTRQLQISMPAVLINFSDQQREQITNCEKNISHIATGSNSDSSTPMQRCIVSPTTVQSKESELATSHPPQGHSLPIPVKGVRFNDLCTAYGSVLPSVFHTQSGPPAMPSPNSVVLLEPNFQVNAFYQSNMKESSSEQLYESRGPNGNTTQNHIVYTQEHKSEHAEDRGHISPTTDQSVSSSFCNGNASHLNSIGYGSNCGSSSNVDQVNTVWAASEGKHEDLTNNANSHRSIQREAALNKFRLKRKERCYEKKVRYESRKKLAEQRPRVKGQFVRQVHPDPLVAEKDGKEYDHSDF, from the exons ATGGGAGAGGTGGTCATCATGAGTGGAGAGAAGAAGTCAGTTAGAGTGGAGGGGGTGGAGAAGGAAGATAGTGGTGGAAGTGGGAGCAAGGCTGGTGAATTTAAGGGGTTGATGAGGTGGGAGAAGTTCTTGCCCAAGATGGTTTTGAGGGTGCTGTTGGTTGAAGCAGATGATTCCACAAGACAAATTATTGCCGCGCTTCTCAGAAAATGCAGCTACAAAG TGGTTGCTGTTCCTGATGGCTTGAAGGCATGGGAATTACTCAAGGGAAGACCGCACAATGTTGATCTAATTCTGACAGAAGTGGATTTGCCATCCATATCTGGCTATGCACTTCTCACATTAATTATGGAGCACGAGATTTGCAAAAACATCCCTGTTATAA TGATGTCTTCCCAAGATTCAATTAGCACAGTATACAAATGCATGTTGAGAGGTGCTGCTGATTATCTTGTTAAGCCTATTAGAAAAAATGAACTGAGGAACTTGTGGCAACATGTTTGGAGAAGACAATCA TCAACCACTGGTATTAATGGCCTCCAAGATGAGAGTGTTGCACAACAGAAGGTTGAAGCCACTGCAGAAAATAATGCTGCTAGTAATCGTTCAAGTGGTGATGCTGCTTGCATTCAGAGAAATATAGAACTAATTGAGAAGGGAAGTGATGCACAG AGCTCTTGTACCAAGCCTGACTGTGAAGCTGAGAGTGACCCTGTCGGTAACATGCAGGAATTTTCTCTGCTGAAATGTGGGGAAGCATATCCAAGTGGAACAGAGACACAACAGGTTGAAACAAGCTTTCGCTTAGGCCAGACATTAATGATGCATGACTGTCATGCTGGAG gattaaATGTGAGTATCCGCAAAAATGGTGAGGCAAGCACGACTAATGACAAGGATACTGATACAGAGCATTTTGGGAATGCTAGCATCAGTG TTAATTGCACAGGCAACTTTGACCATTCTCCTCAATTGGATCTTTCTTTGAGAAGATCTTGTCCCGGAAGCTTTGAGAATAAACTCACTGAAGAAAGGCACACCCTGATGCATTCTAATGCTTCAGCTTTCAAGCG GTATACTACCAGGCAATTGCAAATATCAATGCCTGCAGTGTTAATTAACTTCTCTGATCAACAAAGAGAACAGATAACAAATTGTGAGAAAAACATCTCACACATCGCTACTGGCAGCAACTCAGATAGTTCAACACCTATGCAAAGATGTATTGTGTCTCCAACTACAGTCCAATCAAAAGAATCTGAACTTGCAACCTCACACCCCCCGCAAGGACATTCTCTCCCAATTCCAGTAAAGGGTGTAAGGTTCAATGATCTATGCACAGCCTATGGTTCTGTACTTCCTTCAGTGTTTCATACACAGTCAGGTCCACCAGCAATGCCAAGTCCAAATTCAGTTGTGCTCCTTGAACCAAACTTTCAAGTAAATGCATTTTATCAGTCAAATATGAAAGAGAGTAGTTCAGAGCAGCTTTATGAATCTCGTGGTCCAAATGGAAACACCACCCAAAACCACATTGTGTACACACAGGAGCACAAATCAGAACATGCAGAAGATCGAGGACATATCTCTCCTACAACTGATCAAAGTGTGTCAAGTAGTTTCTGCAATGGAAATGCAAGCCATCTTAACAGCATTGGTTATGGAAGCAACTGTGGAAGTAGCAGCAATGTTGATCAAGTTAACACTGTTTGGGCAGCTTCAGAGGGAAAGCATGAAGACCTCACAAATAATGCAAACTCTCATCGATCTATCCAAAGAGAAGCAGCTCTAAACAAATTTCGCTTGAAAAGGAAAGAGAGATGCTATGAGAAGAAG GTTCGATACGAGAGCAGAAAAAAACTAGCAGAGCAGCGTCCCAGAGTTAAAGGACAATTTGTTCGTCAAGTGCATCCTGATCCTCTTGTTGCAGAAAAAGATGGCAAAGAATATGATCATTCAGATTTCTGA
- the LOC100784915 gene encoding Ribosome-binding factor PSRP1, chloroplastic-like (The RefSeq protein has 1 substitution compared to this genomic sequence), protein MATLFNFNSTLRPSCYHPSSPSSSYPHFFKTLSTTFLGHTVTLKYAATSASIPPRSLSAHMSWDGPLSSVKLTIQGKNLELTDAVKQHVEDKVGKAVQKHSHLVREVDVRLSIRGGGEFGRGPRTRRCEVTLFTKRHGVVRAEEDAESTYGSIDLVSSIIQRKLRKIKEKVSDHGRHMKGFNRLKVREPVEQLPVEEDEILSPQEEEESIDEVVRTKYFDMPPLTVAEAIEQLENVDHDFYGFRNEETGEINIVYKRKEGGYGLIVPKGDGEAEKLEPVVLEPAIESSLKE, encoded by the exons ATGGCCACTCTCTTTAACTTCAACTCCACCCTTCGCCCCTCTTGTTATCATCCCTCCTCACCCTCCTCATCTTATCCCCACTTCTTCAAGACACTCTCCACAACTTTCTTGGGCCACACCGTAACCCTCAAATATGCTGCCACTTCCGCAAGCATCCCTCCCCGTTCACTCTCCGCTCACATGTCATGGGACGGTCCTCTCTCTTCCGTCAAATTGATCATTCAGGGTAAAAATCTCGAG CTCACTGATGCAGTGAAGCAGCATGTGGAAGACAAAGTGGGGAAAGCGGTTCAGAAGCACAGTCACCTAGTGAGAGAGGTTGATGTGAGGCTTTCTATTCGAGGAGGAGGTGAATTTGGGCGAGGACCCAGAACTCGTAGATGTGAG GTGACTTTGTTCACGAAAAGGCATGGTGTGGTGCGGGCTGAGGAGGATGCTGAAAGCACCTATGGAAGTATAGATTTGGTGTCATCGATCATTCAGAGGAAGTTGAGGAAAATAAAGGAGAAGGTGTCAGATCATGGTCGCCACATGAAGGGGTTCAATAGGCTGAAGGTTAGGGAGCCCGTGGAGCAATTACCTGTCGAAGAGGATGAAATATTATCCCCACAGGAGGAGGAAGAATCAATTGACGAG GTTGTTCGCACAAAGTACTTTGACATGCCACCATTGACTGTGGCTGAAGCAATTGAGCAGCTTGAAAATGTTGATCATGACTTCTATGGTTTTCGAAATGAAGAAACTG GGGAAATTAATATTGtgtacaaaagaaaagaaggaggaTATGGACTCATTGTACCAAAGGGAGATGGCGAAGCAGAGAAATTGGAGCCTGTAGTGCTTGAACCAGCTATAGAATCCTCCCTGAAAGAATGA
- the LOC100799904 gene encoding transcription termination factor MTERF8, chloroplastic, which produces MRWGLANEFILVSFIPVGIFSAAANMVLALALSANRSCLCSSTTFHPHPLLNPSPSLHFSPSTFHPQPLCSLIKQHIIPQPSHKASIHRRRCSNSLATADAQFASIIALFQDIGIGFEETQVLLCNNHDLASVPIDSLHVRFLSLRSLGFDPLTLCKLVTKRPTILTANEIDPLLTFLRDNLQGKLEKQQLNRLLSSTEQEFLESFPQKVQFLVDRGIPVDQVVHVLNKVNLSKVLCRRSLEEIDRTISFLEPFGGIALILKRPQILNHDLDTQIVPRVKFLMELSDGDEDSVGKVLLRFPIFLNYSVAHVEEHVGFLSSFAEFDYKQIFRIIQVYPAIVTTSRERKLRPRIQFLKECGLDSDEIFKFLIKGPTFLSISFNENIAYKLVLLVKIGYRYRSKDLAMAIRSATRTNCGNMQKVISLFLNYGFSCEDIVAMSKKQPQILQYNHTSLEKKMEYLIEEMGRDIEELLLFPAFLGYKLDDRIKHRFEVKKLVRGRGMSINKLLTVSEETFAGKRKKVMP; this is translated from the exons ATGCGTTGGGGACTAGCAAATGAGTTTATCCTTGTCTCATTCATTCCGGTTGGCATATTTTCAGCAGCAGCAAACATGGTGTTGGCACTTGCTTTGTCCGCAAACCGTTCATGTTTGTGTTCTTCTACCACCTTTCATCCACACCCACTATTAAATCCTTCACCCTCCCTCCATTTTTCACCTTCAACCTTCCATCCTCAACCCCTATGCTCCCTCATCAAACAACACATCATACCACAACCGTCGCACAAGGCCTCCATTCACCGCCGCCGCTGCAGTAACTCCCTCGCCACTGCCGACGCCCAATTCG CATCAATCATTGCTCTGTTTCAAGATATTGGAATCGGCTTTGAAGAGACCCAAGTCCTCTTGTGCAACAACCATGACCTAGCCTCTGTGCCAATTGACTCATTGCACGTTCGCTTTCTCTCTCTGCGCTCTCTTGGCTTCGACCCTCTCACTCTCTGCAAATTAGTCACAAAGCGCCCAACCATATTAACAGCCAACGAAATTGACCCTTTGTTAACCTTTCTGAGAGACAATTTGCAAGGAAAACTCGAGAAACAGCAACTCAATCGCCTCTTATCTTCTACGGAGCAAGAATTCTTGGAGAGTTTTCCTCAGAAGGTTCAATTCCTAGTTGACCGAGGAATCCCCGTTGACCAGGTTGTGCACGTGCTAAACAAAGTGAATTTGTCAAAGGTCTTGTGTCGCAGGTCGCTTGAAGAAATCGACAGAACCATATCTTTCTTAGAACCTTTTGGTGGCATTGCTTTGATTCTGAAACGTCCTCAAATTTTGAACCATGATTTGGATACTCAAATTGTTCCTAGAGTCAAATTTCTGATGGAGCTTAGTGATGGAGATGAAGATAGTGTTGGGAAAGTGCTGCTTAGGTTTCCCATATTCTTGAATTACAGTGTGGCACATGTGGAGGAACACGTAGGGTTTCTGAGTTCTTTTGCCGAGTTTGATTACAAACAGATATTTAGGATAATACAAGTTTACCCGGCTATTGTTACTACTAGCAGAGAGAGGAAACTGCGTCCTAGAATACAGTTTCTCAAGGAATGTGGGTTGGATTCTGATGAGATCTTCAAGTTCTTGATTAAAGGGCCCACGTTTCTGAGCATTTCATTCAATGAGAACATCGCTTATAAGCTGGTGTTGCTGGTGAAGATTGGCTATAGGTATAGGTCAAAGGACTTGGCAATGGCGATTAGGTCTGCTACTAGGACAAACTGTGGGAACATGCAGAAGGTCATTAGTTTGTTCTTGAATTATGGGTTTTCGTGTGAAGACATTGTTGCTATGAGCAAGAAGCAGCCACAGATACTGCAGTATAATCACACCTCTttggagaagaagatggagtACTTGATAGAGGAGATGGGGCGGGACATTGAGGAGTTGCTGCTTTTTCCTGCATTTCTTGGGTACAAGCTTGATGATAGGATTAAGCATAGGTTTGAAGTCAAGAAGCTTGTTAGAGGCAGGGGAATGTCTATCAATAAGCTTTTAACTGTTTCTGAGGAGACATTTGCTGGCAAACGAAAAAAGGTCATGCCGTAG